A genomic segment from Aegilops tauschii subsp. strangulata cultivar AL8/78 chromosome 1, Aet v6.0, whole genome shotgun sequence encodes:
- the LOC109766553 gene encoding U-box domain-containing protein 33-like has protein sequence MDTASPRSDGETAAAVAAEEEEEAVKIYVAVPEQHKDGRLTLAWALRNLAELAPAAAADVVVVVAHVHVPAQTIPVMGSKFHPSKLRADLVSVYRQNERKKMDNHLDEYTRQCSKMKIKCEKLVVESEDVVKGITELVSLHGASKLVVGAAADKHFSSKMLVPRSKTALEVMHKAHPSCKIWFVCREHLISIREDRTLRSPIPTPAIVPARRSPIPASSIVSARRNRYASSNNAVDSLIQRSMSEKVSPLWLPCRSAIRRTLSILSMEHVSVGSWDSNPRDSVPSSCREEALSDSSSSFELPIDDVFTIHHNTAPCQDDQAKKTENVSKQKEDIAKVKEDIPLSKEEVEALKRERDNAIRKLSEVSEAKAELEQRVVDLEERTSLLDSQLRLAEETRTTGPGLDFAWCSEFSLSELRQATRNFSDATKVGDGVYRGVLRNTTVAIKMLHSHSSSQFQQEVVVVSRVRHPNLVTLMGCCPEASALVLEFLPNGSLEDRLARRDDTPPLAWQARTRIIGEVCSALVFLHSCEPRPVTHGDLNPDNILLDANLVSKIGDYGASRLPTMTNPGSSPYTDPELLITGELTADSDVYSFGVIVLRLVTGQPALGIARKVEEALEKGEMEALVDRSAGEWPFAQAEKLMLLGLQCAELSSRRRPARMSQVWRVVEPLAKAASMSVAPVSLVRESHMPSYFICPISQEVMRNPHTAADGYTYEAEAIKGWLDSGHETSPMTKMPLAHRHVTPSYALRSAIQNYMQQHQQKMPPRSVRST, from the exons ATGGACACGGCGAGCCCGCGGAGCGACGGGGAGaccgcggcggcggtggcggccgaggaggaggaggaggccgtaAAGATCTACGTGGCGGTGCCGGAGCAGCACAAGGACGGCCGGCTCACGCTCGCATGGGCGCTCCGCAACCTCGCCGAACTGGCCCCGGCGGCTGCCGCCgacgtggtggtggtggtcgcGCACGTCCACGTGCCGGCGCAGACGATTCCAGTGA TGGGAAGCAAGTTCCACCCAAGCAAGCTGAGAGCAGACCTGGTGAGCGTTTACAGGCAGAACGAAAGGAAAAAGATGGACAATCACCTGGACGAGTACACTCGCCAGTGCTCCAAGATGAAG ATCAAGTGTGAGAAGCTTGTGGTCGAGAGTGAAGACGTCGTGAAGGGGATCACGGAGCTCGTTTCGCTGCACGGTGCGAGCAAGCTCGTCGTGGGAGCAGCCGCTGACAAGCACTTCTctag CAAAATGTTGGTGCCCAGGTCCAAGACAGCACTTGAAGTCATGCACAAGGCTCATCCTTCATGCAAGATTTGGTTTGTATGCAGGGAGCATCTCATAAGCATCAG GGAGGATCGTACTCTCAGAAGCCCGATACCAACTCCGGCTATTGTACCCGCACGTCGAAGCCCGATACCAGCTTCATCTATTGTATCCGCACGTCGAAACCGATATGCGAGCAGTAATAATGCAGTTGACAGCTTGATCCAGAGGTCCATGTCCGAGAAAGTATCGCCCTTATGGCTGCCTTGTCGGTCAGCGATACGAAGAACTCTTAGCATCCTCAGCATGGAGCACGTCTCTGTGGGCTCTTGGGACAGCAACCCAAGAGATAGCGTCCCGAGCTCGTGCCGCGAGGAGGCGTTGAGTGATTCTTCTAGCTCGTTCGAACTGCCTATAGACGACGTCTTCACGATCCATCACAACACTGCACCGTGCCAAGATGATCAG GCCAAGAAAACCGAGAATGTGTCCAAGCAGAAGGAGGACATAGCCAAGGTAAAAGAGGACATACCACTGTCCAAGGAAGAGGTGGAGGCACTCAAACGCGAACGTGACAACGCCATCCGGAAGCTCTCCGAGGTGAGTGAAGCGAAGGCGGAACTGGAGCAGCGAGTCGTTGATCTCGAGGAGCGAACATCCCTCCTCGACTCGCAGCTCAGGctcgcggaggagacgcgcaCCACGGGGCCAGGCTTGGATTTTGCATGGTGCAGCGAGTTCTCCCTGTCGGAGCTGCGGCAGGCGACGCGGAACTTTAGCGACGCCACCAAGGTCGGCGACGGTGTGTACAGAGGGGTGCTGCGCAACACCACGGTGGCGATCAAGATGCTCCACTCTCACAGCTCGTCACAGTTCCAGCAAGAG GTTGTTGTTGTAAGCAGAGTGAGGCACCCAAACCTGGTGACGCTGATGGGCTGTTGCCCGGAGGCATCAGCGCTGGTGTTGGAGTTCCTACCGAACGGGAGCCTGGAAGACCGCCTCGCCCGTCGAGACGACACGCCGCCACTGGCATGGCAGGCCCGCACGCGGATCATCGGCGAGGTGTGCTCCGCGCTCGTCTTCCTCCACTCGTGCGAGCCCCGCCCGGTCACCCACGGCGACCTCAACCCGGACAACATCCTCCTCGACGCCAACCTGGTCAGCAAGATCGGCGACTACGGCGCCTCTCGCCTCCCGACCATGACCAACCCCGGCAGCTCGCCGTACACGGACCCGGAACTCCTGATCACCGGGGAGCTGACGGCGGACTCTGACGTGTACTCCTTCGGCGTCATCGTGCTCCGGCTGGTCACGGGGCAGCCGGCGCTGGGCATCGCGAGGAAGGTGGAGGAGGCGCTGGAGAAGGGCGAGATGGAGGCGCTCGTGGACCGGTCGGCCGGGGAGTGGCCGTTCGCGCAGGCCGAGAAGCTCATGCTGCTCGGGCTGCAGTGCGCCGAGCTCAGCAGCCGCAGGCGCCCTGCGCGGATGAGCCAGGTGTGGAGGGTGGTCGAGCCCCTGGCGAAGGCGGCTTCCATGTCTGTCGCACCAGTGTCTCTTGTGCGTGAGAGCCACATGCCGTCCTACTTCATCTGCCCAATTTCTCAG GAGGTTATGAGGAACCCTCACACGGCTGCAGACGGCTACACCTACGAGGCGGAGGCGATCAAGGGGTGGCTCGATAGCGGGCATGAGACGTCCCCGATGACGAAGATGCCTCTCGCGCACCGTCATGTCACCCCGAGCTATGCTCTTCGCTCTGCCATACAGAATTATATGCAGCAGCATCAACAAAAGATGCCACCACGATCAGTCCGGTCAACTTGA
- the LOC109766555 gene encoding UDP-N-acetylmuramoyl-L-alanyl-D-glutamate--2,6-diaminopimelate ligase MurE homolog, chloroplastic, producing MATAPHLAFHLPFPFPSTSRPPPRALAPQPPRRAPLRLAAGRRFRPPTADDEPPEAAEDSSHGLNRYDQLARHVERARKRQQADQPEVTADHPLFSSPPPAPAGGSYDPDDEFFDEIDRAIAEKREEFTRRGLIKPTPPPPPEVDVPADELSPEEAIDLDEIRRLQGLSVASVADEEDEEAEEEYGDEGLPLDEDGEAFDVADELGLEGDRIRQPAFRMTLAELLDESKLVPVAVTGDQDVALSGVQSDATLVAAGDLFVCVGESGLAGLTEADKRGAVAVVADQDVDIEGTLACRALVIVDDITAALRVLPACLYRRPSKDMAVIGITGTDGVTTTSHLVKAMYEAMGVRTGMVGVLGAYAFGSNKLDAQPAASGDSMAVQKLMATMLHNGAEAVVLETTTDEMLPSGVDSEIDYDIAVLTNVRHANLEAVMTYEGYMSSMASLFSRMVDPERHRKVVNIDDPSAPFFAAQGGHGVPVVTYSFENKKADVHTLKYQLSLFETEVLVQTPHGILEISSGLLGRDNIYNILATVAVGVAVGAPLEDIVKGIEEVDAIPGRCELIDEEQAFGVIIDHARTPEALSRLLDSVKELGPRRIVTVVGCCGEKERGKRPMMTKIAAEKSDVVMLTSDNPASEDPLDILDDMLSGVGWTMEEYLKHGANDYYPPLPNGHRLFLHDIRRVAVRAAVAMGEQGDVVVVTGKGNDTYQMEGDKKEFFDDREECREALQYVDQLHRSGIDTSEFPWRLPESH from the exons ATGGCCACGGCGCCGCACCTCGCCTTCCACCTCCCCTTCCCCTTCCCCTCCACCTCCCGCCCACCGCCCCGAGCCCTAGCACCCCAGCCCCCGCGCCGGGCCCCTCTCCGCCTCGCCGCGGGTCGCCGCTTCCGGCCGCCCACCGCGGACGACGAGCCCCCCGAGGCCGCCGAGGACTCGTCCCACGGCCTCAACCGGTACGACCAGCTCGCGCGCCACGTGGAGCGAGCGCGCAAACGGCAGCAGGCCGACCAGCCGGAGGTCACCGCCGACCACCCGCTCTTCTCGTCCCCTCCCCCGGCCCCCGCCGGCGGGAGCTATGACCCCGACGACGAGTTCTTCGACGAGATCGACCGCGCTATTGCCGAGAAGAGGGAGGAGTTCACGCGGCGCGGGCTCATTAAGCCGAccccgcctccgccgcccgaGGTGGACGTCCCCGCCGACGAGCTGTCCCCCGAGGAGGCCATCGACCTCGACGAGATTCGGAGGCTGCAGGGCCTCAGTGTGGCGTCCGTGGCcgacgaggaggacgaggaagCCGAGGAGGAGTACGGCGACGAGGGCTTGCCGCTCGACGAAGACGGCGAAGCCTTTGATGTGGCGGACGAGCTCGGCCTAGAGGGGGACAGGATACGGCAGCCCGCCTTCCGCATGACGCTGGCCGAGCTCCTCGACGAGAGCAAGCTGGTCCCGGTAGCGGTGACGGGCGACCAGGACGTCGCGCTCTCGGGGGTGCAGAGCGACGCCACCCTCGTGGCGGCCGGGGACCTCTTCGTGTGCGTGGGAGAGAGCGGGCTTGCTGGGCTTACCGAGGCTGACAAGCGCGGTGCCGTTGCCGTCGTGGCCGACCAGGACGTGGACATCGAGGGCACCCTGGCATGTCGCGCACTGGTCATCGTCGATGACATCACGGCCGCTCTCCGCGTGCTCCCTGCCTGCCTCTACCGACGGCCCTCCAAGGACATGGCCGTTATAGGCATCACGGGCacagacggtgtcaccaccacgTCCCACCTCGTCAAAGCAATGTACGAGGCCATGGGTGTCAGGACTGGCATGGTAGGCGTTCTCGGAGCCTATGCCTTCGGCAGCAACAAGCTGGATGCGCAACCTGCTGCATCAGGTGATTCAATGGCCGTGCAGAAGCTGATGGCAACGATGTTGCACAATGGCGCTGAAGCCGTTGTGTTGGAGACGACCACCGATGAGATGCTACCATCAGGTGTGGACAGTGAGATAGATTACGATATTGCTGTGCTGACCAATGTTAGGCATGCCAATTTGGAGGCTGTCATGACTTACGAGGGGTACATGAGCAGCATGGCCTCCCTTTTCTCCAGAATGGTGGACCCTGAGCGCCACCGTAAGGTGGTAAACATCGATGATCCAAGCGCACCATTCTTCGCCGCCCAAGGGGGGCATGGTGTCCCGGTGGTGACATATTCATTTGAGAACAAGAAGGCTGATGTGCACACTCTCAAGTACCAGCTTTCCCTGTTTGAGACGGAGGTTCTGGTACAGACACCGCACGGAATCCTTGAAATTTCCTCTGGACTGCTTGGAAGAGACAACATCTACAACATCCTTGCAACTGTGGCAGTTGGTGTTGCAGTGGGTGCGCCATTGGAGGACATAGTGAAAGGTATTGAAGAGGTCGATGCAATCCCAGGCCGGTGTGAGCTAATTGACGAGGAGCAAGCCTTTGGGGTGATCATTGACCATGCGAGGACACCGGAAGCTCTGTCAAGGCTTCTTGACAGTGTAAAGGAACTAGGCCCACGGCGTATTGTCACTG TTGTTGGATGTTGCGGTGAGAAAGAAAGAGGGaagaggccgatgatgacgaagATTGCCGCTGAGAAAAGTGATGTTGTTATGTTGACATCCGACAATCCAGCAAGTGAAGATCCAT TGGATATCCTGGACGATATGTTGTCTGGTGTAGGATGGACCATGGAAGAATACTTGAAGCATGGTGCAAATGATTATTACCCGCCCCTACCAAATGGTCACAGACTCTTCTTACATGATATTAGAAGAGTTGCGGTGCGAGCTGCTGTTGCAATGGGCGAGCAAGGCGATGTTGTT GTTGTCACTGGAAAAGGGAATGATACTTATCAGATGGAAGGCGATAAGAAGGAGTTCTTTGATGACAGGGAAGAGTGCCGAGAAGCACTGCAATACGTTGATCAATTGCATCGGTCTGGAATAGATACCTCTGAGTTTCCATGGCG GTTACCAGAAAGCCACTGA
- the LOC109766557 gene encoding expansin-B9-like, translating into MGSVSYVLAAAVLAALVSGGACIPRVPPGPNITTNYNNQWLSAKATWYGKPTGSGPKDNGGACGIKDVNLAPYNGMIACGNVPIFKDGKGCGSCYEIKCQKPSPCSDKPITIFITDKNYEPIAPYHIDLSGKAFGAMAPPGKEQTLRSFGELELQFRRVRCKYAPGTKITFHVEKGSNPNYLAVLVKFVSDDGDVVQMDIQESKSPAWIPLTLSWGAIWRWDGAKPLKAPFSIRVTSESGKKLIAKDVIPANWKADTVYPSSVQF; encoded by the exons ATGGGTTCCGTCTCCTACGTCCTGGCGGCGGCCGTCCTGGCGGCGCTGGTCTCCGGCGGCGCGTGCATCCCGAGGGTACCGCCGGGCCCCAACATCACCACCAACTACAACAACCAGTGGCTCTCCGCCAAGGCCACCTGGTACGGCAAGCCCACCGGCTCCGGCCCCAAAGACAACG GCGGCGCGTGCGGGATCAAGGACGTGAACCTGGCTCCCTACAACGGCATGATCGCCTGCGGCAACGTCCCCATCTTCAAGGACGGCAAGGGATGCGGCTCCTGCTACGAG ATCAAGTGCCAGAAGCCTTCGCCGTGCTCCGACAAGcccatcaccatcttcatcaccgACAAGAACTACGAGCCCATCGCGCCGTACCACATCGACCTCTCCGGCAAGGCCTTCGGCGCCATGGCCCCGCCCGGGAAGGAGCAGACGCTCCGGTCCTTCGGGGAGCTGGAGCTGCAGTTCAGGAGGGTGCGCTGCAAGTACGCGCCCGGCACCAAGATCACCTTCCACGTCGAGAAGGGCTCCAACCCCAACTACCTGGCCGTGCTCGTCAAGTTCGTCTCCGACGACGGCGACGTCGTGCAGATGGACATCCAGGAGAGCAAGTCGCCCGCGTGGATACCGCTGACCTTGTCGTGGGGCGCCATCTGGAGGTGGGACGGCGCCAAGCCGCTCAAGGCCCCCTTCTCCATCCGCGTCACCAGCGAGTCCGGCAAGAAGCTCATCGCCAAGGACGTCATCCCCGCCAACTGGAAGGCCGACACCGTCTACCCGTCAAGTGTCCAGTTCTAG